A part of Methanohalobium evestigatum Z-7303 genomic DNA contains:
- a CDS encoding TVP38/TMEM64 family protein codes for MLDKWETFNWRFIPLILFTVFLMIFIIFELSGFLTLEDVKNWVLSFDSLAGLIIILMLIIDLVIPVPSSVLMTLAGSLYGFFWGVLIGTLGSLLASITGFCLTRYIGKRKALTFIDESEQKLMNKWFTQWGEGILILSRMVPMLTETMSCFAGLTGISFLRFLSIIIIGTIPVTVYYSYFGSYLHSVSEWSFPLAVGVIIPGILWIFLHKKVKNT; via the coding sequence ATGCTGGATAAATGGGAAACATTCAACTGGAGATTCATTCCTCTTATTCTTTTTACTGTTTTCCTGATGATATTTATTATCTTTGAATTATCCGGATTCCTAACTCTTGAAGATGTAAAAAACTGGGTTCTATCATTCGATTCACTTGCAGGGTTGATAATAATACTAATGCTTATTATTGACCTTGTTATTCCTGTACCTTCTTCTGTGCTTATGACCCTTGCAGGTTCTTTGTATGGTTTTTTCTGGGGTGTTTTAATTGGGACTTTGGGCTCACTGCTTGCATCAATTACTGGTTTCTGTCTAACAAGATATATAGGGAAACGAAAAGCTTTAACTTTTATCGATGAGAGTGAACAGAAATTGATGAATAAATGGTTTACACAATGGGGTGAAGGCATCCTTATACTATCACGCATGGTACCTATGCTAACAGAAACCATGTCATGTTTTGCCGGACTGACAGGAATATCATTCTTGCGTTTTCTGAGCATTATTATTATAGGCACAATCCCTGTGACTGTTTACTATTCATATTTCGGCAGTTACCTGCATAGTGTATCCGAATGGTCGTTTCCTCTTGCTGTTGGTGTAATTATTCCCGGTATATTATGGATATTTCTTCATAAAAAGGTGAAAAATACCTGA
- a CDS encoding O-acetylhomoserine aminocarboxypropyltransferase/cysteine synthase family protein: protein MGKQNYGFSTRAVHAGQVPDPTTGSRAVPIYQTTSYNFKDTDHAARLFGLKEFGNIYTRITNPTNEVLEQRVASLEGGAGALAVSSGMSAITLAVLGITQPGDEIVSADNLYGGTYQLFNNTLPDLGRKVKFVDSTKPGEFKEQINENTKAIYTEIIGNPKLDVPDFEQITDIAHSAGIPLIVDNTTGIGISQPISFGADIEVLSATKFLGGHGTSIGGLIVDSGNFNWNNGKFPELTEPDPGYHGLKYWEEFGKIAFIVKMRVQLLRDLGTALSPFNAFLFLQGLETLPLRMEKHCDNAFKVAKFLEKHQDVEWVNYPGLETHPTHERAGKYLNGKYGALIGFGIKGGLESGKKFIENVQLLSHLANIGDAKSLVVHPASTTHQQLTEEEKKSTGVTDDFIRLSIGIEDAEDIIQDIDQALELSQKV from the coding sequence ATGGGCAAACAAAATTACGGGTTCAGTACCAGAGCAGTACATGCAGGTCAGGTACCAGACCCTACAACAGGTTCCAGAGCCGTTCCCATATATCAGACTACATCCTACAATTTTAAAGATACAGACCATGCTGCAAGACTTTTTGGTCTGAAAGAATTCGGGAATATATATACAAGAATCACAAACCCTACCAACGAGGTTCTGGAACAGCGGGTGGCATCTCTAGAAGGGGGTGCCGGAGCATTGGCAGTTTCATCAGGTATGTCTGCTATCACACTGGCAGTGCTTGGAATCACTCAACCAGGTGATGAAATTGTTTCTGCAGACAACCTTTATGGTGGTACTTACCAGTTGTTCAATAATACACTTCCAGACCTTGGTAGAAAAGTAAAATTTGTGGATTCTACAAAACCTGGAGAGTTTAAAGAACAGATAAACGAAAACACTAAAGCAATTTATACTGAAATCATAGGAAACCCAAAACTGGATGTTCCTGATTTTGAACAAATAACAGATATTGCACATTCTGCCGGTATTCCGCTGATAGTGGACAATACAACAGGAATAGGTATTTCACAGCCGATTAGTTTTGGTGCTGATATTGAAGTCCTGTCGGCAACCAAGTTTTTGGGTGGACACGGAACTTCTATAGGTGGATTAATTGTTGATTCTGGAAATTTCAACTGGAACAATGGCAAGTTCCCGGAACTTACTGAACCTGATCCCGGCTACCATGGATTAAAATACTGGGAAGAATTCGGAAAGATTGCTTTTATTGTAAAAATGCGTGTTCAGCTTCTGCGTGACCTTGGCACAGCCCTGAGCCCTTTCAATGCCTTTCTGTTTTTGCAGGGTCTGGAAACACTCCCACTGAGAATGGAAAAACATTGTGATAATGCCTTCAAAGTAGCCAAATTCCTTGAAAAACACCAAGATGTAGAATGGGTGAATTACCCGGGACTTGAAACTCATCCAACACATGAACGTGCAGGAAAGTATCTCAATGGTAAATACGGAGCACTTATTGGATTCGGTATTAAAGGTGGACTTGAGTCCGGTAAAAAATTTATTGAGAATGTTCAACTACTCTCACATCTTGCCAATATAGGAGATGCAAAAAGCCTTGTTGTCCATCCCGCATCAACAACCCACCAACAGTTAACCGAGGAAGAGAAGAAATCTACAGGGGTTACTGATGATTTTATCAGGTTGTCTATTGGTATAGAAGATGCTGAAGATATTATTCAGGATATTGACCAGGCACTGGAGTTGTCCCAAAAAGTATGA
- the metX gene encoding homoserine O-acetyltransferase MetX: MKYKSIGNVETKYYQIPEELVLESGKKISDVTLAYETYGTLNWDKSNAILVCHALTGDAHAAGWHEGDRKPGWWDIIIGPGKALDTRKYFIICSNVIGGCKGSTGPSSINPDTGESYGLDFPVVTIKDMVNAQKKLIDYLGISKLLAVIGGSMGGLQVLQWSVSYPDMVKKAIPIATAGYSTPQQIAFNEVGRIAIVSDPNWNSGNYYGEKEPTHGLALARMIGHITYLSDDSMHQKFGRRLQDKNEYEFDFSREFEVESYLHYQGLTFTERFDANSYLYLTKAIDYFDLTENNSLAEGLKNVEAKFLVISFTSDWLYPPYQLREIVMALSANNADVTYREIESNYGHDSFLLESGQLNYVLNNFLSHTYVSDIMIEDIATIKEGISIDEAARVMFEKEITHLPLVSSDSKLVGLVTSWDISKSIALKSDNLEEIMTKNVVTARPDEPIEKAAEKMESKDISALPVIDKDRRVIGMVTSEDISRLIEEF, encoded by the coding sequence ATGAAATACAAATCAATAGGTAATGTTGAAACAAAATATTACCAGATACCTGAAGAGCTTGTCCTTGAAAGCGGCAAAAAAATAAGTGATGTAACTCTTGCCTATGAAACCTACGGAACTTTGAACTGGGATAAAAGCAATGCTATTCTTGTATGTCACGCCCTTACAGGTGATGCTCATGCGGCAGGATGGCATGAAGGTGACAGAAAACCCGGATGGTGGGACATAATAATAGGTCCTGGTAAAGCTCTTGATACACGGAAATATTTTATAATCTGTTCCAACGTCATCGGGGGCTGTAAAGGGTCTACAGGTCCTTCATCGATTAATCCGGATACAGGAGAATCCTATGGGCTTGATTTTCCAGTAGTTACAATAAAAGATATGGTAAACGCTCAGAAAAAACTAATAGATTATCTGGGTATATCCAAACTTTTAGCAGTTATAGGAGGGTCTATGGGCGGACTTCAGGTTCTTCAGTGGAGTGTATCATATCCAGACATGGTAAAAAAGGCAATACCAATAGCTACAGCCGGATATTCCACACCCCAGCAAATAGCTTTCAATGAAGTTGGAAGGATTGCTATAGTTTCTGACCCAAATTGGAACAGTGGTAATTATTATGGTGAAAAAGAACCAACTCATGGGCTGGCTCTTGCAAGAATGATTGGTCATATTACCTATCTCAGCGATGATTCCATGCACCAAAAATTTGGGAGGAGATTGCAGGATAAAAACGAATACGAATTCGATTTTTCCAGAGAATTTGAAGTCGAAAGTTATCTGCACTATCAGGGTTTAACATTTACCGAAAGATTTGATGCGAATTCTTATCTGTATCTTACCAAAGCTATTGATTATTTTGATTTGACAGAAAACAATTCCCTTGCAGAAGGTTTAAAAAATGTAGAGGCGAAATTTTTGGTAATTTCGTTTACATCTGACTGGCTGTATCCTCCATATCAGTTGAGAGAAATTGTAATGGCTTTAAGTGCTAACAATGCTGATGTGACCTATAGAGAAATCGAATCCAATTACGGACACGACTCATTCTTGCTGGAAAGCGGACAACTAAATTATGTGCTTAACAATTTCCTCTCACATACCTATGTTTCAGATATAATGATTGAGGATATAGCGACAATCAAAGAGGGAATAAGCATAGATGAAGCAGCCAGGGTAATGTTTGAAAAGGAAATTACTCATTTACCGTTGGTATCCTCAGATAGTAAACTCGTTGGATTGGTTACCTCATGGGATATCTCCAAATCGATTGCATTAAAATCAGACAACCTTGAAGAGATAATGACAAAAAATGTTGTAACCGCTCGACCTGATGAACCTATTGAAAAAGCAGCGGAAAAAATGGAAAGTAAGGATATTTCTGCACTTCCGGTAATTGATAAGGATAGAAGGGTTATCGGGATGGTTACAAGTGAGGATATAAGCAGGTTGATTGAGGAATTTTAA
- a CDS encoding methyltransferase cognate corrinoid protein, producing the protein MVEKEEQFEKLKNAIINQDIEGCKNLTKEALDAGLSPIEIVNKGLTPGMKVVGDRFENGEAFLPQIMMAAKAMQGAMEYIEPELEKGGGEEERVGTAITFVQEGDIHDIGHRLVTTMLQANGFDIVDLGTDVPDDTVLEEIEKNKDKKLLLVGSALMTTSMLGQKELMNLIRESGVRDYVKIMLGGAPVTQKWIDEIGADATAENAAEAARVGINLMQK; encoded by the coding sequence ATGGTAGAGAAAGAAGAACAATTTGAAAAACTTAAAAATGCTATAATAAACCAGGACATAGAAGGATGTAAAAACCTGACAAAAGAAGCACTTGATGCAGGTTTATCACCAATAGAGATTGTCAACAAGGGTTTGACACCCGGTATGAAAGTTGTCGGTGACAGATTCGAAAATGGTGAAGCGTTCCTGCCACAGATTATGATGGCTGCCAAAGCAATGCAGGGAGCGATGGAATATATCGAACCCGAATTGGAGAAAGGCGGTGGGGAAGAAGAAAGAGTAGGAACTGCTATTACCTTTGTTCAGGAAGGAGATATTCATGACATCGGACACCGACTCGTAACTACAATGTTACAGGCCAATGGATTTGACATCGTTGACCTTGGTACCGATGTTCCAGATGATACTGTTCTTGAAGAAATTGAAAAGAATAAAGATAAGAAACTCCTGCTTGTCGGTTCAGCACTCATGACCACTTCAATGCTTGGTCAGAAAGAACTTATGAACCTGATCAGAGAATCAGGCGTTAGAGATTATGTGAAAATCATGCTCGGTGGCGCTCCTGTAACTCAGAAATGGATTGATGAGATCGGTGCCGATGCAACTGCAGAAAACGCTGCTGAAGCTGCAAGAGTTGGGATTAATCTCATGCAAAAGTAA
- the pscS gene encoding O-phospho-L-seryl-tRNA:Cys-tRNA synthase, which yields MALDESSLQKFGYMEREPLNAINIDPLQTGGILTEEARQALVQWGDGYSVCDFCPGTLDQIKKPKIKDFVHEALPEFIGADEVRVTNGARESKFAVMHSVANEGDWIVLDNLAHYSSHVAAQRARLNTETVSSTGHPDYWIDPEGYAKAIENVIDESGKPPSMALLTYPDGNYGNLPNAKKVASVCHEYDVPLLLNCAYSIGRMPIDANDIGADFVVGSGHKSMASSGPIGVLGVSEEYSDIVFRKSPTHKKKEVELLGCTARGATLMTMIASFPNVVKRTREWDREVENARWFSEKLENLGMNQVGDKPHNHDLMFFEAPNIYEISQKAKSGRYFLYKELKSRNIHGIKAGLTKFFKLSTFRVGRENLSTVVDAFDEIIKKYE from the coding sequence ATGGCACTTGATGAATCATCACTACAAAAATTTGGGTATATGGAACGTGAACCTTTAAACGCCATCAATATAGACCCATTACAGACAGGTGGAATACTGACAGAGGAAGCCCGACAAGCACTTGTCCAGTGGGGGGATGGATATTCAGTATGTGACTTCTGCCCGGGAACACTTGACCAGATTAAAAAACCAAAAATCAAAGATTTTGTTCATGAAGCTTTACCGGAATTCATAGGGGCAGATGAAGTTAGAGTGACAAATGGAGCCCGTGAATCCAAATTTGCTGTCATGCACTCGGTAGCTAACGAAGGGGACTGGATTGTTCTTGACAATCTGGCACATTATTCATCACATGTAGCTGCACAGCGTGCACGGTTGAATACTGAAACTGTATCCAGCACCGGTCATCCTGACTACTGGATAGATCCAGAGGGATACGCAAAAGCTATTGAAAATGTTATAGATGAGAGTGGTAAACCTCCTTCAATGGCACTTCTCACCTATCCTGATGGAAATTACGGAAATCTGCCTAATGCAAAAAAAGTTGCATCTGTCTGCCATGAATATGATGTGCCACTGCTTTTAAACTGTGCATATTCCATCGGCAGAATGCCAATAGATGCCAACGATATAGGTGCAGATTTTGTTGTAGGTAGTGGTCATAAATCAATGGCTTCATCAGGACCAATAGGAGTTTTAGGTGTAAGTGAAGAATATTCTGATATAGTGTTTAGAAAATCACCTACACATAAAAAGAAGGAGGTAGAATTACTCGGATGTACTGCACGTGGTGCTACATTAATGACAATGATTGCTTCATTCCCTAACGTTGTGAAAAGAACCCGTGAATGGGACAGGGAAGTTGAAAATGCACGATGGTTTTCTGAAAAACTCGAAAATCTTGGGATGAACCAGGTTGGTGATAAGCCGCACAACCATGATCTCATGTTCTTTGAAGCACCAAACATATACGAAATCTCCCAGAAAGCAAAATCCGGACGCTATTTCCTTTATAAAGAATTAAAATCCAGAAATATTCATGGTATAAAGGCGGGACTTACCAAGTTCTTCAAATTGAGCACTTTCAGAGTCGGACGTGAAAATCTATCTACTGTTGTAGATGCATTTGATGAGATTATTAAAAAATACGAATAA
- a CDS encoding dienelactone hydrolase family protein: protein MDADSNISRKQIIAVLILLAGLSGLIYPILTDQNQAHNFESEQVLLELSQNRTMEGLLYIPDGEGPFPVVYFGAGSGADPIQYSHYGEGFSRQGFLTFIHGPSRSFTSFPSTIHWEIVHGNEFLFNRSLREDIIVLSQLESRHDTDSDRIVVGGHSGGANGAYRIALEKPDVSGIIAIAGRFPPENIDELETNLLLATGGKDTLVPPEKLEDIAFNVTGKHLNRNKFDGDFEGNNATKIFVSESSGHLTEAFDDKLIEESVRWALYSAGKDASGNINIETKSFRTVLLQFLSGMVMFISAVWLSGSYNYKFNNKNLFRFLIPVIVFVIFYIVLLSTIARQFIQLEPAGYQWFQYLVIGIIASTIGVVVTKSSNIFKILNKKEFALDLFFLLITGASFVLISTQFVIFQLVTSVVLGSLLFLFLSFISLLLWKSGMDLRQRLIFNILAVIWLLPVLVPPY from the coding sequence ATGGATGCTGATTCTAATATATCCCGGAAACAAATTATAGCTGTACTTATTCTACTTGCAGGACTATCAGGGTTGATTTACCCGATTTTAACTGACCAGAACCAGGCTCATAATTTTGAATCCGAACAGGTTCTTTTAGAACTCTCTCAAAATAGAACAATGGAGGGTTTATTATATATCCCAGATGGAGAAGGACCTTTCCCGGTAGTTTATTTTGGAGCAGGTTCGGGTGCTGATCCCATCCAGTATTCGCATTATGGAGAAGGTTTTTCAAGACAGGGATTTTTAACTTTTATTCACGGGCCGTCACGAAGTTTTACCAGTTTCCCATCTACAATTCACTGGGAGATAGTACATGGGAATGAGTTTCTGTTCAATCGTTCGTTGAGAGAAGATATTATTGTCCTTTCGCAACTGGAATCAAGGCATGACACAGATTCTGATAGGATTGTTGTGGGTGGGCATTCAGGAGGTGCAAACGGTGCATATCGGATTGCGCTTGAAAAACCTGATGTTTCGGGAATAATTGCTATTGCAGGACGTTTCCCACCTGAAAATATAGATGAACTTGAGACCAACCTTTTGCTTGCTACAGGTGGAAAGGATACACTTGTTCCTCCAGAAAAACTTGAAGATATCGCATTTAATGTTACAGGAAAACATTTGAACAGAAATAAATTTGATGGTGATTTTGAAGGCAACAACGCCACCAAAATATTTGTGTCTGAATCTTCAGGACATCTTACAGAAGCTTTTGATGACAAACTTATTGAGGAATCTGTTAGATGGGCACTTTATTCTGCAGGAAAGGATGCATCTGGCAACATAAACATTGAAACCAAATCATTCAGAACTGTTTTACTGCAGTTTTTATCAGGTATGGTTATGTTCATAAGCGCCGTTTGGCTATCCGGTTCATACAACTATAAATTTAATAATAAAAATTTGTTCAGGTTTCTGATACCGGTAATTGTTTTTGTTATTTTTTATATTGTTCTGCTTTCAACGATAGCCAGACAGTTTATCCAGTTAGAACCAGCAGGATATCAATGGTTCCAGTATCTGGTAATCGGTATAATTGCATCAACAATTGGTGTTGTAGTAACCAAATCATCTAATATTTTCAAAATCCTGAATAAAAAGGAATTTGCACTTGATTTGTTTTTTCTTTTAATTACAGGTGCATCGTTTGTCCTGATATCCACACAATTTGTAATCTTCCAGCTTGTTACATCAGTGGTGCTTGGTAGTTTATTGTTCCTGTTTTTATCTTTTATCTCACTGTTGTTGTGGAAATCGGGAATGGATTTAAGACAGCGACTTATTTTTAATATATTGGCTGTCATTTGGCTATTACCTGTTCTTGTTCCGCCGTATTGA